One Novosphingobium sp. 9U genomic window, TGCTCGGATTGGCGACCAGCGTGCCCAGCGCCGAGAACGTCGGGGATGCCTTGGGCACCAGGACGCGCTCAATGCCCAGATCCTCGGCCTGGATCGCGGCGAACACCGGTCCATTGCCTCCGTAGGCGAGCATGACCATTTCCGATGGGTCGATGCCCTTGCCGGCGGTGATCCGGCGCACGCCTTGCGACATGTTGGCATTGACCACGCGCCAGCAATCGAACGCCGCCTCCTCCGCGCCGTAGCCCATCTGCCGTCCAATCTCGGCGAACGCCTCTTCGACGCCGGCGCGGCGCAGCGAGAAACTGCCGCCAGCGAAGCCTTCGTCGGTCGAGAGGATGCCGAGCATGACCAGCGCATCGGTAATCGTCGGCTGGGTGCCGCCCCGGCCATAGCAGATCGGCCCCGGTTCCGATCCGGCCGACGCCGGGCCGACCTGCAGTGCGCCGTTGTCGACGTGGCAGATCGAACCGCCACCGGCGCCCAGCGTCTCCACCTTCACCATCGGCACGCCGATCAGATAGCGGTGGTGCATGTTCCACCCCGCCTCGGCCGGAGCCTTGCCGCCGATCACGACCGAGATGTCGTAGGAGGTGCCCCCCATGTCGACGCACAGGATATCGTCGTAGCCCTTGGCCGACCCGACGTGGGCCGACCCGATCACGCCGCCGGCCGGGCCCGACGCCAGCACGCGGATCGGTGAGCCTTCGATGTAGTCGACGGTCATCACGCCGCCGCTGGCCTGCATGACCATCAGCTGGTTGGTGTAGCCCGCGTCACGCACGCGGTGCACCAGCTTTTCCAGATACGAATAGACGCGCGGCGCCACGTAGGCGTTCACGATGGTGGTGCTGGTGCGATCGTACTCGGGCGCGCGGGGCAGCACTTCGTGGCTGGTGGACACTTGTACGCCGGGCATCTCCTCCGCGACGATCTGCGCGATGCGCTTTTCGTGCGCCGGGTTCACGAACGAGAACAGGAGCGAGATGGCGACCGACTCCACGCCCTGCTTGCGCAGCCGGGCACAGGCTTCGCGCACCGCAGCCTCATCGAGCGGCTTGTGCACCGAGCCGTCGTGCAGCACGCGCTCGGGCACGGTCAGGCGGCGACGACGTGGCGTGATCTGCACGGGGGGCTCCAGGCGGACATCCCAGATGTCCTCCTTGAAGCCGCGCCGATACTCGATCTCGTCGCGAAACCCCTCGGTGGTGATGAGGCCCGTCACCGCACCGTTCATCTCGATCAGGGTGTTATCCGCCACCGTGGTGCCGTGGACGATCGCGTCGCACTGTCCCAGGAACTCGGCGAGCCCAAGTCCCTCCATCTCGGCGAGCTTCTGCAGCCCCGTCATCACCCCGATCGAGCGATCTTCCGGCGTGGACAGGTTCTTGTGAAGTCGAACTTGTGTT contains:
- a CDS encoding hydantoinase/oxoprolinase family protein, whose product is MGYRVGIDIGGTFTDFALLKGTQVRLHKNLSTPEDRSIGVMTGLQKLAEMEGLGLAEFLGQCDAIVHGTTVADNTLIEMNGAVTGLITTEGFRDEIEYRRGFKEDIWDVRLEPPVQITPRRRRLTVPERVLHDGSVHKPLDEAAVREACARLRKQGVESVAISLLFSFVNPAHEKRIAQIVAEEMPGVQVSTSHEVLPRAPEYDRTSTTIVNAYVAPRVYSYLEKLVHRVRDAGYTNQLMVMQASGGVMTVDYIEGSPIRVLASGPAGGVIGSAHVGSAKGYDDILCVDMGGTSYDISVVIGGKAPAEAGWNMHHRYLIGVPMVKVETLGAGGGSICHVDNGALQVGPASAGSEPGPICYGRGGTQPTITDALVMLGILSTDEGFAGGSFSLRRAGVEEAFAEIGRQMGYGAEEAAFDCWRVVNANMSQGVRRITAGKGIDPSEMVMLAYGGNGPVFAAIQAEDLGIERVLVPKASPTFSALGTLVANPSIDEERSYIVPVMSADTARLTAMWQDLSDRAVRYFKAANFEPDQITARYQMNMRYPGQNFALTFDVHVGKGLGDSSFIDDAISTRAIELFNRRHQEEYGHIREHELPEITGVRLASFVETPSPAVLKGTSVAPRTPEPAKLRRANLGQGFSGTPIYAGATLAPGHEITGPAIIEETFTTIVVYGGWRAVVDDAGDYELVRDRT